A region from the Variovorax sp. RKNM96 genome encodes:
- a CDS encoding phage tail fiber protein, translating into MASSYNQVVGTGALQTLAVPPYLDVAHIKVSIDKVDTLSFAWVNPSTISFTAPIGSQVRVYRNTSSAARLVDYVTGLGLTENTLDIDSIQAFFLAQEAADGSIEALKLDTRGRYGAAGAKITGVATATEPTDAVNLAQMTEVMGSNLQAMASAAQAALSVLQAQAFSVTSDDHAKESAAFSVLANKYANDTLTLKNSFVGVFGGLGYSPPVAYTGGLNLTLATQTVSYGGNTYAPVFSALPFITSGTFEVAKFRLLQGVSGADLSAANGVPLLAYTAFDAQRILDNSYPLTNYADMLAYNGRAIGIRITGVYVTSVPDGTVGTFQYNPTAPNTTNGGTRFAHASGVGAWERQFSGPMHSAWFKTVSGGIVDTTVAMQAFLDAAAGGAGVIAPGTYRCTASLLVRGDLSGPGATLSFVGTSMGGAVNACVYQTAQGSITGLTIDAAGVVQCRAGIWVNADFLQTRQCRYDVTIKNITNTDTTQPAYGFIVVRFSDSLIKSADFDIKANVENVQAAANGTIGDSGGAARGIGVSFNSAGCTPQIRIHDSYVNGVKSGTLPFGEDGDGIGLVQVDHAAVGAGGIYRIENCTVKDSMKRSYKIQAPSVVVDSCVSHGQCYESYTTFSPSTRFTNCKAFNSGATCVSVNGSNCVISGFYGDSTDFAPLRIYTVADNTQVSDSTFIHNAAVPVSQTARACMFAENTVSITNTVFKNSFGQGAGVRCLGTTNLKMVNCDLSGLDYGVSFDSSATGVVLIDNCAITAALDGLVRAGNSALIVNIRNSRIVAGARGLNLYASAGASAAVLRMSNCTITAGLDGVTCAEYSVITGCRIDSTTFATTGVASVSQGIAILNYTEASGNTVSLFKYNYVYTNTVKTVVVNNVSVTPVTTDYLKTGYTVFSELNNVSR; encoded by the coding sequence ATGGCATCTAGCTACAACCAAGTAGTGGGCACTGGCGCCCTTCAGACTCTTGCCGTTCCCCCGTACCTCGATGTAGCTCACATCAAGGTCTCCATCGATAAGGTGGACACGCTGTCCTTCGCGTGGGTGAACCCTTCCACCATCAGCTTCACGGCCCCTATCGGCTCCCAGGTCCGCGTCTACCGCAATACGTCATCCGCAGCTCGGCTGGTGGACTACGTTACAGGCCTTGGCCTCACAGAGAACACGCTGGACATCGACTCCATTCAAGCCTTCTTCTTGGCACAGGAGGCTGCGGACGGTTCCATTGAGGCCCTTAAGCTGGACACCCGTGGCCGCTATGGCGCTGCTGGCGCAAAGATTACCGGCGTAGCGACTGCCACCGAGCCTACCGACGCGGTAAACCTAGCCCAGATGACAGAGGTTATGGGCAGCAACTTGCAGGCGATGGCGTCTGCGGCCCAGGCTGCCCTGAGCGTCCTGCAAGCCCAAGCGTTTAGCGTCACATCCGACGACCATGCAAAGGAGTCGGCTGCCTTCAGCGTCTTGGCGAATAAGTACGCGAACGACACATTGACTCTGAAAAACTCCTTCGTTGGAGTGTTTGGTGGGCTGGGCTACTCGCCTCCGGTGGCGTACACAGGTGGTCTCAATCTAACCCTGGCCACTCAGACTGTCAGCTATGGAGGCAACACATACGCTCCGGTATTCAGCGCCCTCCCTTTCATCACCAGTGGGACCTTTGAGGTTGCCAAGTTTCGACTGCTTCAAGGTGTGAGTGGCGCTGACCTCTCCGCTGCCAACGGCGTTCCGCTTCTTGCCTACACGGCGTTTGATGCCCAGCGAATTCTGGATAACTCATATCCGCTCACGAACTACGCGGACATGCTGGCCTACAACGGCCGAGCAATTGGCATCCGAATCACGGGCGTCTATGTCACCTCGGTCCCTGATGGAACCGTGGGGACTTTTCAGTACAACCCTACCGCCCCTAACACCACGAACGGTGGCACCCGGTTCGCCCATGCCTCTGGTGTCGGAGCATGGGAACGCCAGTTCTCTGGGCCGATGCATTCAGCTTGGTTCAAGACTGTCTCTGGTGGGATTGTGGACACCACCGTGGCCATGCAGGCCTTTCTGGATGCCGCAGCCGGTGGCGCAGGCGTCATTGCTCCAGGGACCTACCGCTGCACTGCCAGTCTCCTGGTCCGTGGGGACCTCTCCGGGCCTGGAGCAACCCTGTCCTTTGTTGGAACGTCTATGGGCGGCGCCGTCAATGCCTGCGTCTATCAAACGGCGCAAGGAAGCATCACCGGCCTGACCATTGATGCCGCTGGTGTCGTGCAGTGCCGTGCTGGCATCTGGGTCAATGCTGACTTCCTGCAGACCCGACAGTGTCGATATGACGTGACCATCAAGAACATCACGAACACCGACACGACCCAGCCCGCTTATGGGTTCATCGTCGTTCGGTTCTCCGACTCCCTTATCAAGTCGGCTGACTTCGACATCAAGGCCAACGTGGAGAACGTCCAGGCCGCGGCCAACGGGACCATTGGTGACTCTGGTGGCGCTGCTCGTGGTATCGGCGTCTCCTTCAATTCGGCCGGCTGTACTCCTCAGATTCGCATCCATGACTCCTATGTCAATGGAGTGAAGAGTGGGACCCTTCCCTTCGGAGAAGACGGGGATGGCATCGGCTTGGTGCAGGTTGACCACGCAGCGGTCGGAGCTGGAGGCATCTACCGAATCGAGAACTGCACGGTTAAAGATTCGATGAAGCGGAGCTACAAGATTCAAGCGCCGAGCGTGGTGGTGGATAGCTGCGTGTCCCATGGACAGTGCTATGAGAGCTACACAACCTTCTCGCCGTCCACCCGGTTCACGAACTGCAAGGCCTTCAATTCTGGGGCCACCTGTGTTTCTGTGAATGGCTCTAACTGCGTAATCTCCGGTTTCTACGGAGACAGCACGGACTTCGCGCCGCTTCGCATCTACACCGTAGCCGATAACACGCAGGTCTCGGACAGCACCTTCATTCACAACGCAGCGGTGCCAGTCTCCCAGACGGCCCGTGCCTGTATGTTCGCTGAGAACACCGTTTCCATCACCAACACGGTGTTCAAGAACTCTTTCGGCCAAGGTGCCGGGGTTCGATGCCTGGGGACCACCAACCTAAAGATGGTGAACTGTGACCTGAGCGGTCTGGACTATGGAGTCTCGTTCGACAGCTCAGCTACTGGCGTTGTATTGATTGATAACTGTGCCATCACTGCAGCTCTGGACGGCCTCGTCCGGGCAGGCAACTCGGCGCTGATTGTCAACATCCGAAACTCAAGGATCGTTGCCGGCGCCCGTGGCCTGAATCTTTATGCTTCCGCTGGTGCGTCGGCCGCTGTGCTTCGGATGAGTAACTGCACTATCACGGCCGGTCTGGATGGAGTGACCTGTGCTGAGTACTCGGTAATCACTGGATGCCGAATTGATTCCACCACGTTCGCCACCACTGGTGTGGCATCGGTAAGCCAGGGCATCGCAATCCTCAACTACACAGAGGCCAGCGGCAACACGGTGAGTCTCTTCAAATACAACTACGTCTACACCAACACGGTCAAGACTGTGGTGGTGAACAACGTCTCTGTGACTCCGGTTACTACGGACTATTTGAAGACTGGGTACACCGTCTTTTCTGAGCTGAACAACGTCAGCCGATAA
- a CDS encoding M23 family metallopeptidase, whose amino-acid sequence MHFKPQAEPGLPDLPTPRSLIPHRIALALVSGTLSVLLIGCASKPAPAPAPKKSASAKPAPAARNDARPAPERRPRSSEPASAASPTPSAPVAKAERNFLRPSNGTVIQRFNGRNSKGVDFAGSEGDPVIAARDGKVVYSAVGPRGYGQLVMIKHDAVFVTAYAHNSKLLVKEGQSVKRGQVIAHMGRTEADRVKLHFELRRNGNAVDPVPYFASPD is encoded by the coding sequence ATGCATTTCAAGCCGCAAGCTGAACCCGGACTTCCCGACCTCCCCACGCCCCGCTCGCTCATCCCCCATCGGATCGCACTGGCCCTTGTCTCGGGCACGCTGAGCGTTCTGCTCATCGGCTGCGCTTCCAAGCCAGCTCCGGCGCCCGCACCGAAGAAATCCGCGAGCGCCAAGCCCGCTCCTGCTGCCCGCAACGACGCCCGTCCCGCACCGGAGCGCCGCCCGCGAAGCAGCGAGCCGGCATCTGCGGCATCGCCCACACCGTCCGCGCCCGTGGCCAAGGCGGAGCGGAATTTCCTTCGCCCGTCGAACGGCACCGTCATCCAGCGATTCAATGGCCGCAACAGCAAGGGCGTCGATTTCGCAGGCTCGGAAGGCGATCCCGTCATCGCCGCGCGCGACGGCAAGGTCGTGTATTCGGCCGTGGGTCCGCGTGGCTACGGCCAGCTCGTCATGATCAAGCACGACGCGGTCTTCGTGACCGCCTATGCGCACAACAGCAAGCTGCTGGTCAAGGAGGGGCAGTCCGTGAAGCGGGGCCAGGTGATCGCCCACATGGGGCGCACCGAAGCCGATCGCGTCAAGCTGCACTTCGAGTTGCGCAGGAACGGCAACGCGGTCGATCCCGTTCCCTATTTCGCTTCGCCCGACTAG
- a CDS encoding MarR family winged helix-turn-helix transcriptional regulator: MITEKLSHMRDTLSFMSTSHTPSGTVSGNRLMEADKSMRLMQALAVEAGDPLMPLQQLALLVILYTQGEMSQASLDGQTNVTGKATNSRNLIKLGTGNRQYGPGLELVEQVEDLLDKRAKRIRLTPKGRAVMERALAKALPNDTASFPPAPSPT, encoded by the coding sequence ATGATTACTGAGAAGCTTTCTCACATGCGTGATACACTCTCATTCATGAGCACTTCTCACACACCATCTGGCACAGTCTCCGGCAATCGTCTCATGGAGGCTGACAAGTCAATGCGGCTGATGCAGGCCCTTGCAGTGGAGGCGGGAGACCCGCTTATGCCCCTGCAGCAGCTTGCTCTACTGGTCATCCTGTACACGCAGGGTGAGATGTCTCAAGCTTCACTGGATGGTCAGACGAACGTGACCGGCAAGGCTACCAACTCCCGCAACCTCATCAAGCTTGGCACAGGCAATCGCCAGTATGGCCCTGGCCTGGAGCTGGTCGAGCAAGTAGAAGACCTTCTCGATAAGAGAGCCAAGCGCATCCGCCTGACGCCCAAGGGTCGTGCAGTCATGGAGAGGGCCTTGGCTAAGGCTCTTCCGAACGACACAGCTTCCTTTCCTCCCGCCCCTTCACCCACCTAA
- a CDS encoding site-specific integrase: MNIRYFEKRGTWWLDFRDASGARKRVPSHCTTQAAAEKAAPAIIAKALTPALTSENDSQVAIKAPAPAKCGMTFYQAFEKGMKEREKWVTSKDRKGIRGGFKAMVEYWGEDSDVSKATPAAVMTWRTWLLKQPGKTKDSTTSHATVNHKLSMLSVLLGIAGCPPHTVKHLSTRGNERMRRLRDSELASLRQWLLTCDRAGALSMHSLVTVALHTAARQGELLKLLWEDVYFDRGAVLFRDTKDHGSRTVPLSIQAAAILLDRKNGAAKSLAGPFADLTKSRVVDLWAEGRKALGLADDVEFVFHTLRHEGLSRIADDGHNAYVIKDFAGHASVITTQRYVKSGAAALQAAANVFNKGTT, translated from the coding sequence ATGAACATCCGTTACTTCGAGAAGCGTGGCACCTGGTGGCTGGACTTCCGGGATGCCTCCGGCGCCCGTAAGCGTGTGCCATCCCACTGCACGACCCAAGCAGCCGCGGAGAAGGCCGCACCAGCCATCATCGCCAAAGCTTTAACTCCTGCCCTCACATCTGAGAATGACTCACAAGTGGCCATCAAGGCCCCTGCACCGGCCAAGTGCGGCATGACGTTCTATCAGGCCTTCGAGAAGGGCATGAAGGAGCGTGAGAAGTGGGTCACCAGCAAGGACCGCAAGGGCATCCGAGGGGGCTTCAAGGCCATGGTGGAGTACTGGGGGGAAGACTCGGATGTCTCCAAGGCAACTCCAGCGGCCGTGATGACCTGGCGCACCTGGTTGCTCAAGCAGCCTGGCAAGACCAAGGACAGCACCACGAGCCATGCAACGGTCAACCACAAGCTCTCGATGCTCTCGGTGCTGTTGGGCATCGCTGGCTGCCCTCCTCACACCGTGAAGCACCTGTCTACTCGCGGTAATGAGCGCATGCGCCGGCTTCGGGACAGCGAGCTGGCCTCCCTGAGGCAGTGGCTGCTGACCTGCGACCGTGCAGGGGCCTTGTCGATGCATTCGCTGGTTACGGTGGCCTTGCACACCGCGGCGCGGCAGGGTGAGCTGCTGAAGCTGCTTTGGGAGGATGTCTACTTCGACCGCGGGGCTGTGCTGTTCAGGGACACCAAGGACCATGGAAGCCGCACCGTGCCCCTTTCGATCCAAGCAGCGGCCATCCTACTGGACCGGAAGAACGGTGCAGCCAAGAGCCTTGCAGGCCCCTTCGCGGACCTCACAAAGAGCCGGGTGGTGGACCTGTGGGCAGAAGGCCGAAAGGCCCTCGGCCTGGCTGATGACGTGGAGTTCGTCTTCCACACCCTGCGGCATGAAGGCCTGAGCCGCATCGCTGACGATGGCCACAACGCCTACGTCATCAAGGACTTCGCCGGCCATGCCAGCGTCATCACGACCCAGCGGTACGTGAAGTCCGGTGCCGCGGCCCTCCAGGCTGCTGCCAACGTCTTCAACAAGGGAACCACATGA
- a CDS encoding LysR family transcriptional regulator codes for MRLHALQETAVRYFLEVVKTGSVKDAALKLNVAPSAVSRQVARLERELDTLLFDRHARGMVPNAAGELLAAHAKRTQQDIERVASDIAGLRGLRSGHVRVASTEGFAFDFLPTLISRFRAKYEGIRFHLEVGSPNEIPRRIRDGEADVGMTLSGLPEPGLKVELRHPSPILAVMAKGHPLAAQRQLSLRQVVGYPLGLPQEDSSIRQLLDIGCSRQGLQYVQAMSSNHANALVSFAAAGGGSIAFYGELSIRTLLKTKALVAIPLKDREMNERHLEVQTLAGRSLPDAGKAFVQFLTDAIRATA; via the coding sequence ATGCGACTTCACGCGCTGCAGGAAACAGCGGTCCGGTACTTTCTCGAGGTCGTGAAGACGGGCTCGGTGAAGGATGCGGCGCTCAAGCTCAACGTCGCGCCCTCGGCAGTGAGCCGGCAGGTCGCGCGCCTGGAGCGCGAGCTGGACACGCTGCTGTTCGATCGCCATGCGCGCGGCATGGTGCCCAACGCGGCCGGCGAGTTGCTGGCCGCGCATGCCAAGCGCACGCAGCAGGACATCGAGCGCGTTGCGAGCGACATCGCCGGCCTGCGCGGCCTGCGCAGCGGGCATGTGCGGGTGGCGAGCACCGAGGGCTTCGCCTTCGACTTCCTCCCGACGCTGATCTCGCGGTTTCGCGCCAAATACGAGGGGATCCGCTTTCACCTGGAGGTCGGCTCGCCGAACGAGATTCCACGGCGGATTCGCGACGGCGAGGCGGATGTCGGCATGACCTTGAGCGGGTTGCCCGAGCCCGGCCTCAAGGTCGAGCTGCGCCATCCCAGCCCCATCCTGGCAGTGATGGCCAAGGGCCATCCGCTGGCAGCGCAGCGGCAGTTGTCGTTGCGCCAGGTGGTGGGCTATCCGCTGGGCCTGCCGCAGGAGGACAGCTCCATCAGGCAGTTGCTCGACATCGGTTGCAGCAGGCAGGGGCTGCAGTACGTGCAGGCCATGTCCAGCAACCATGCGAATGCGCTGGTGAGTTTCGCGGCCGCGGGCGGCGGCAGCATCGCTTTCTATGGAGAGCTGTCGATCCGCACGCTGCTCAAGACCAAGGCGCTCGTCGCGATCCCCCTGAAGGACAGGGAGATGAACGAGCGCCATCTCGAGGTCCAGACGCTGGCCGGCCGTTCGCTGCCCGATGCGGGCAAGGCGTTCGTGCAGTTCCTGACCGATGCCATCAGGGCAACGGCCTGA
- a CDS encoding tripartite tricarboxylate transporter substrate binding protein translates to MKSLPALAGIALMSCLGLAPLAPRAAIAAEPGFPSRPVTLVIPFPPGGATDVNGRIIGQRLSKELGQPVVIENRAGAGTIIGASYVSKAAPDGYTLLVSSGTTFTVNPAIRPNLPYDPVKGFEPIGIAGRLALILLANSEVPVKTVKQFVDYVKASPGKYSYASYGTGTTSHFAGETILHAAGLKMTHVPYKGSAPAMTDLMGGQVAFSVDTVSAAIPQLKSGKIKAIAVTTAKRSSLLPDVPSLAESGYPDIDMDSWLILAAPRGLPADAKARLEKALAATMADPDTRAKLSAQGLEPVYSNAVAASELINRELPVMRAVAARASITAD, encoded by the coding sequence ATGAAAAGCCTTCCCGCACTGGCCGGCATCGCGTTGATGTCCTGCCTCGGTCTTGCCCCGCTGGCACCACGCGCCGCCATTGCCGCGGAGCCGGGTTTTCCATCGCGACCGGTCACGCTCGTGATTCCCTTTCCGCCGGGTGGCGCGACCGACGTGAACGGGCGGATCATCGGCCAGCGCCTCAGCAAGGAGCTCGGCCAGCCCGTCGTCATCGAGAACCGCGCCGGAGCGGGAACGATCATCGGCGCAAGCTATGTTTCCAAGGCGGCGCCGGACGGCTACACGCTGCTCGTGAGCTCGGGCACCACCTTCACCGTCAACCCCGCGATACGCCCCAACCTGCCGTACGACCCGGTCAAGGGCTTCGAGCCCATCGGCATTGCCGGGCGGCTCGCGCTCATCCTGCTGGCCAACAGCGAGGTGCCGGTGAAGACCGTCAAACAGTTCGTGGACTACGTGAAGGCGTCGCCGGGCAAGTATTCGTACGCATCCTACGGCACCGGCACGACCTCGCATTTCGCCGGCGAAACCATCCTGCATGCGGCCGGCCTGAAGATGACGCATGTGCCCTACAAGGGCAGCGCACCAGCCATGACGGACCTCATGGGCGGGCAGGTCGCGTTCAGCGTCGACACGGTGAGCGCCGCCATCCCGCAACTCAAGAGCGGCAAGATCAAGGCCATTGCGGTGACGACGGCCAAGCGATCCAGCCTCCTGCCCGACGTCCCCAGCCTGGCCGAGAGCGGCTATCCCGACATCGACATGGACTCCTGGCTGATCCTCGCCGCACCGCGCGGCCTGCCCGCCGATGCGAAGGCCCGGCTCGAGAAGGCGCTGGCCGCAACGATGGCCGATCCGGACACGCGGGCCAAGCTGAGCGCCCAGGGGCTGGAGCCGGTCTACAGCAATGCCGTGGCGGCCAGCGAGCTGATCAACCGGGAACTGCCCGTGATGCGGGCCGTCGCTGCCCGCGCGAGCATCACCGCCGACTGA
- a CDS encoding peptidoglycan-binding protein produces MASSKFSLASASVLAGVLALSGCATTDMQMGSQSAKTVATGSAAGSATAGESSALERCDSPLGTVSLIENVNAGWYTVLTGEYKLPPTANLLRLLVQQSNCFVVVERGAAGMNAMTRERALMQSGEMRGGSNFGRGQMVASDYGLSPEIVFSNNDAGGLGGALGGLVGGGRGRAIASIGASLQTKEASALLTLIDNRSGVQVAAAEGSASKTDFAGFAGLGGLSAAGGIGGYTRTPQGKVIAAAFMDAFNQMVRSLRNYKAQTVRGQGLGGGGRLGVDGGAAPSQTSAPGAARPRRK; encoded by the coding sequence ATGGCTTCTTCCAAATTCTCTCTCGCAAGCGCAAGCGTTCTTGCCGGCGTGCTGGCTCTCTCTGGCTGCGCGACCACCGACATGCAAATGGGCAGCCAGTCGGCCAAGACCGTGGCCACCGGCAGCGCCGCCGGCTCGGCCACCGCCGGCGAAAGCAGCGCGCTCGAGCGCTGCGATTCGCCACTCGGCACCGTCTCCCTCATCGAGAACGTCAACGCCGGCTGGTACACCGTGCTCACCGGCGAATACAAGCTCCCGCCCACCGCCAACCTGCTGCGCCTGCTGGTGCAGCAATCGAACTGCTTCGTGGTGGTCGAGCGCGGCGCGGCCGGCATGAACGCCATGACGCGCGAGCGCGCGCTCATGCAGTCGGGCGAAATGCGCGGCGGCAGCAACTTCGGTCGCGGCCAGATGGTGGCCTCCGACTACGGCCTGTCGCCCGAGATCGTGTTCAGCAACAACGACGCCGGCGGCCTCGGCGGCGCACTGGGCGGCCTGGTGGGCGGCGGCCGTGGCCGCGCCATCGCCAGCATCGGCGCCAGCCTGCAGACCAAGGAAGCCAGCGCCCTGCTGACCCTCATCGACAACCGCTCCGGCGTGCAGGTCGCAGCCGCCGAAGGCAGCGCCTCCAAGACCGACTTCGCGGGCTTCGCCGGCCTGGGCGGCCTCTCGGCCGCGGGCGGCATCGGTGGCTACACGCGCACGCCGCAGGGCAAGGTGATTGCCGCCGCCTTCATGGACGCCTTCAACCAGATGGTTCGTTCGCTGCGCAACTACAAGGCACAGACGGTGCGCGGCCAGGGCCTCGGCGGCGGTGGCCGTCTCGGCGTGGACGGCGGCGCCGCGCCGTCGCAAACCTCGGCGCCGGGCGCAGCACGCCCCCGCCGCAAGTAA
- the terL gene encoding phage terminase large subunit produces MPPQSLTPVAIAAAEAVDPVKQDFRNFLFKLWKHLGLNEPTGIQYDIALFLQHGPKRRIVQAFRGIGKSWITAAFVLWRLYRNPNERILVVSANEDRAMQFTIFCRRLISEAPFLAHLAPRSNSRKSKSRDSGLSFDVAGSRPHQSPSLRAAGITGQITGGRASLIVPDDVEVPKNSLTQTMRDRLAESVKEFDAILMSGDDLALLGLPPGEVVFLGTPQTESTLYRTLEPRGYRTRIWPARYPNEKTLKMYDGRLAPMLQEMLTGDPTLATQCGGRGASTEPRRFPDLDLLEREASYGRNGFAMQYMLNPSLSDQDRYPLKLADLMVMDLDKKDAPLKVIWGSSNDLRVPDLRVVGLQGDALYRPIFVAKENYVPYQAIVMAIDPSGRGKDELGYAIVAFLNGYLYLLRCRGLQGGYGETNLQKLADECKSFGVQQVVVESNFGDGMFNMLFSPYLQRTHPCALEEVRSSTQKELRICDTLEPVMNQHRLIVDRKVVEEDFENYNDYPDETEARYQLFYQMTRITRDKGSLGKSPDRLDALAMAVAYHTEAMDRDTMRILEDNRNMEVDKELTKFVEYVTGSAAYEHSMIDEMLSGVDID; encoded by the coding sequence GTGCCTCCCCAGTCCCTCACTCCGGTTGCCATCGCGGCAGCCGAGGCGGTTGACCCGGTAAAGCAGGACTTCCGTAACTTTCTATTCAAGCTCTGGAAGCATCTAGGCCTTAACGAGCCCACAGGCATCCAGTACGACATCGCACTGTTCCTGCAGCATGGCCCCAAGCGCCGCATCGTGCAGGCCTTCCGTGGCATTGGTAAGAGCTGGATCACCGCGGCCTTCGTGCTGTGGCGCCTCTATCGCAATCCCAACGAACGCATCCTCGTGGTCTCGGCTAACGAGGACCGGGCGATGCAGTTCACCATCTTCTGCCGAAGGCTCATCAGTGAAGCCCCCTTCCTCGCCCACCTCGCCCCCCGCAGCAACAGCCGGAAGTCGAAAAGCCGTGATAGCGGCCTGTCTTTTGACGTTGCAGGAAGCCGGCCTCACCAATCCCCGAGCCTCCGCGCTGCAGGCATTACCGGACAGATCACCGGAGGGCGCGCCTCCCTCATCGTCCCTGATGACGTAGAGGTCCCCAAGAACAGCCTCACGCAGACCATGCGGGACCGGCTGGCCGAGTCGGTCAAGGAGTTCGACGCCATCTTGATGTCGGGTGATGACTTGGCACTACTGGGCCTGCCGCCTGGTGAGGTCGTCTTCCTCGGCACCCCGCAGACCGAATCGACCCTCTATCGGACCTTGGAGCCGCGCGGCTATCGCACCCGCATCTGGCCAGCTCGTTATCCCAACGAGAAGACCTTGAAGATGTATGACGGCCGCCTAGCCCCCATGCTGCAGGAGATGCTTACTGGGGACCCCACGCTGGCCACCCAGTGTGGTGGACGTGGGGCGAGTACGGAGCCTCGAAGGTTCCCTGACCTGGACCTTCTGGAGCGTGAAGCATCGTATGGCCGTAATGGCTTCGCGATGCAGTACATGCTGAACCCGTCGCTGTCGGATCAAGACCGATACCCACTCAAGCTGGCTGACCTGATGGTCATGGACCTGGACAAGAAGGATGCACCCCTCAAGGTCATCTGGGGCAGCAGCAACGACCTTCGGGTCCCTGACCTCCGTGTCGTGGGCCTGCAGGGTGATGCGCTGTACCGCCCCATCTTCGTGGCCAAGGAGAACTACGTTCCCTACCAGGCCATCGTCATGGCCATCGACCCCAGTGGCCGCGGCAAGGACGAGCTGGGCTATGCCATCGTGGCCTTCCTGAATGGCTACCTGTACCTTCTACGGTGCAGGGGGCTACAGGGCGGCTACGGTGAGACCAACCTCCAGAAGCTAGCAGACGAGTGCAAGTCCTTTGGGGTCCAGCAGGTGGTCGTGGAGTCCAACTTCGGTGACGGCATGTTCAACATGCTGTTCTCCCCGTACCTGCAGCGCACCCATCCCTGTGCCTTGGAGGAGGTCCGATCCAGCACCCAGAAGGAGCTGCGCATCTGTGACACCCTGGAGCCGGTCATGAACCAGCACAGGCTTATCGTGGACCGGAAGGTGGTTGAGGAGGACTTCGAGAACTACAACGACTATCCGGACGAGACCGAAGCGCGCTACCAGCTCTTCTACCAGATGACCCGCATCACGCGGGACAAAGGCAGCCTGGGCAAGTCTCCTGACCGCCTGGACGCCCTGGCCATGGCTGTGGCCTACCACACGGAGGCGATGGACCGGGACACCATGCGAATCCTCGAAGACAACCGCAACATGGAGGTGGACAAGGAACTTACGAAGTTCGTGGAATATGTCACAGGCTCAGCAGCCTACGAACACTCCATGATTGATGAGATGCTCTCCGGAGTGGACATAGACTGA